The following coding sequences lie in one Myxococcaceae bacterium JPH2 genomic window:
- a CDS encoding helix-turn-helix transcriptional regulator produces the protein MPRVTGLDSFVRLRPPELPGVGIVRGEREQRLWRGIKPVHAIHLTLQGVSERWYRGQVLTEAPGTLSFKEAGEVYRDVRRHTPGTFQVIAFDSALVDEARDALGVSASGYLRVLQLKSEDPRAHALLRLHEALRSSGTPVDTQRALLTEALGAYVSLMGRGDEPARRGWRVPVRRAQSFLVEHLTEPVSLDMLASEARLDKYHLCRAFRDEVGLPPHEYLTHLRIRKAQSLLEQGHRPAEVAADVGLYDQSQLHRHFRRIVGVTPGQYARALSR, from the coding sequence ATGCCGCGCGTCACTGGCCTCGACTCCTTCGTCCGCCTGCGTCCTCCCGAGCTTCCGGGCGTGGGCATCGTGCGAGGGGAGCGCGAGCAGCGGCTGTGGCGAGGCATCAAGCCGGTGCACGCCATCCACCTCACGCTCCAAGGCGTGAGCGAGCGCTGGTATCGCGGACAGGTGCTCACCGAGGCCCCAGGCACGCTCTCATTCAAGGAAGCCGGCGAGGTCTACCGGGACGTGCGCCGGCACACGCCCGGAACCTTCCAGGTCATCGCCTTCGACTCAGCGCTGGTGGATGAAGCGAGAGACGCGCTCGGAGTCTCCGCGTCCGGGTACCTGCGCGTGCTGCAATTGAAGTCCGAGGACCCGCGCGCCCACGCGCTGCTCCGCTTGCACGAAGCCCTGCGCTCATCCGGGACGCCAGTGGACACGCAGCGAGCGCTGCTGACCGAGGCGCTGGGCGCGTATGTCTCGCTCATGGGACGCGGAGACGAACCTGCCCGCCGAGGCTGGCGCGTGCCGGTCCGCCGAGCCCAGTCCTTCCTGGTGGAGCACCTCACCGAGCCCGTGTCCTTGGACATGCTCGCGAGCGAAGCGCGGCTCGACAAGTATCACCTCTGCCGAGCGTTCCGAGACGAGGTGGGCCTGCCGCCGCACGAGTACCTCACGCACCTGCGCATCCGGAAGGCCCAATCCTTGTTGGAGCAAGGCCATCGTCCCGCCGAGGTCGCCGCCGACGTGGGCCTCTACGACCAAAGCCAGCTCCACCGCCACTTCCGACGAATCGTCGGAGTCACCCCCGGGCAATACGCCCGCGCCCTGTCGCGATAG
- a CDS encoding LysR family transcriptional regulator, whose protein sequence is MNHEWLHAFVVFAEHLNFTRAAERLNISQPAVHVQIRKLSEAVGRPLYQRVGRTLVLTREGRRLAAHGREALERDQGVLQELRGEAHSGPVILCAGQGAFLYLLGPVIRQFPKERWPLRLLALPGPETLAHIRESRAHLGVVAGAVSPENLVVEPLRTVGQRVVVPSSHRHARRRTLKPEELEGEQLVVAPEGSPHRTMLTQLLRGSGCTWRVAVEATGWELMMHFVRLGMGIGVVNDFCPVPRGFVGIPLSGAPPTDYVLVSRPGPQAEGVERLRRLILESVALPTAPR, encoded by the coding sequence ATGAACCATGAATGGCTCCATGCGTTCGTCGTGTTCGCGGAGCACCTGAACTTCACGCGGGCCGCCGAGCGGCTGAACATCTCGCAGCCCGCGGTGCACGTGCAGATCCGAAAGCTCTCCGAAGCGGTGGGCCGTCCGCTCTATCAGCGTGTGGGAAGGACCCTGGTGCTGACGCGGGAGGGGCGGCGACTGGCGGCCCATGGTCGGGAGGCGCTGGAGCGTGACCAGGGCGTGCTCCAGGAGCTTCGAGGCGAGGCGCACTCCGGTCCGGTCATCCTCTGCGCGGGGCAGGGCGCCTTCTTGTATCTGCTCGGGCCGGTCATCCGTCAGTTCCCGAAAGAGCGATGGCCGCTCCGTCTCCTCGCGCTTCCGGGGCCCGAGACCCTCGCTCACATTCGCGAGTCGCGTGCGCATCTCGGCGTCGTGGCGGGCGCGGTCTCTCCCGAGAACCTCGTGGTCGAGCCGCTTCGCACCGTCGGGCAGAGGGTGGTGGTGCCTTCATCCCATCGACATGCCCGAAGACGGACGTTGAAGCCCGAAGAGCTGGAGGGCGAGCAGCTCGTCGTGGCGCCCGAGGGGAGTCCCCATCGCACGATGCTGACCCAACTGCTTCGTGGGTCCGGCTGCACGTGGCGCGTCGCGGTGGAGGCCACGGGCTGGGAGCTCATGATGCATTTCGTGCGGCTCGGGATGGGGATTGGCGTGGTCAACGACTTCTGTCCCGTCCCGAGAGGCTTCGTGGGCATCCCGCTGTCAGGAGCACCTCCGACCGATTACGTCCTGGTGTCTCGCCCCGGCCCTCAGGCGGAGGGCGTCGAGCGGCTTCGCAGGCTCATCTTGGAGTCCGTCGCGCTGCCGACCGCTCCGAGATGA
- a CDS encoding RNA 2'-phosphotransferase, with translation MTALSKFLSLILRHQPERVGLRLDAQGWVEIDVLVAKCRAHGSPLTRESVEQLVASSEKRRFAISEDGRRIRANQGHSVPIDLSYPAAVPPAVLYHGTPEANVERIRKQGLLKMQRHHVHLSSDRETARVVGVRRGSAVILRIHALVMHEAGHVFFLSANGVWLVDHVPPEFIAFAES, from the coding sequence CTGACAGCGTTGAGCAAGTTCTTGAGCCTCATCCTGCGGCACCAGCCCGAGCGGGTGGGCCTCCGATTGGACGCGCAGGGTTGGGTCGAGATCGATGTGCTCGTCGCGAAATGCCGGGCACATGGAAGCCCCCTCACGCGGGAGTCCGTGGAGCAGCTCGTGGCCTCCAGCGAGAAGCGCCGATTCGCCATCAGCGAGGATGGGCGGCGCATCCGGGCGAATCAGGGGCACTCCGTGCCCATCGACCTCTCGTATCCCGCGGCGGTCCCACCGGCGGTGCTCTATCACGGGACGCCCGAGGCGAACGTGGAGCGGATCCGGAAGCAAGGTCTGCTCAAGATGCAGCGTCACCATGTTCATCTGTCGTCAGACCGGGAGACCGCGCGCGTGGTGGGCGTCCGCCGAGGCAGCGCGGTCATCCTGCGCATCCACGCGCTCGTGATGCATGAGGCAGGGCATGTCTTCTTTCTCTCCGCCAATGGGGTGTGGCTGGTGGACCACGTTCCACCGGAGTTCATCGCGTTCGCTGAGTCGTGA
- a CDS encoding DTW domain-containing protein, with protein sequence MSPRAAPRPRCERCNLATHLCLCAEIPRVETRTRFILLMHSLELRKKSNTGGLAALALTNSALLTHGAPTDFLDVAVLSEPGTWLLFPDGPTPPPDAPAPRQLVVLDGSWSQARRMTQRLPVLRTLPRLVLPPPPAGMLRLRETSHPAGMSTLDAIARAVELLEGPEVAAPMARLAELRVKRIADCGSLS encoded by the coding sequence ATGTCTCCTCGCGCCGCTCCTCGACCCCGCTGTGAACGCTGCAACCTCGCGACGCACTTGTGCCTGTGCGCTGAGATTCCCCGCGTGGAGACGCGCACCCGCTTCATCCTCCTGATGCACTCGCTGGAGCTTCGCAAGAAGAGCAACACGGGTGGGCTGGCCGCGTTGGCGCTCACCAACTCCGCGCTGCTTACCCATGGCGCTCCCACGGACTTCCTCGACGTCGCCGTCCTGTCCGAGCCTGGGACGTGGCTGCTCTTTCCCGATGGCCCCACCCCGCCCCCGGACGCCCCCGCGCCCCGGCAGCTCGTGGTGCTGGATGGGAGCTGGTCACAAGCCCGGCGGATGACGCAGCGACTGCCCGTGCTGCGCACCCTGCCACGCCTGGTGCTGCCTCCGCCGCCCGCGGGGATGCTCCGGCTGCGCGAGACCTCGCACCCGGCCGGGATGTCCACACTGGATGCGATTGCCCGCGCCGTGGAGCTGCTCGAGGGCCCCGAGGTCGCCGCGCCCATGGCCCGGCTCGCCGAGCTGCGGGTGAAGCGCATCGCCGACTGCGGCTCGCTGAGCTGA
- a CDS encoding helix-turn-helix transcriptional regulator, producing MQVSTVLKLESLRITDCRCSAGPDDAPFTEMHRNFSVAYVRRGTFSYKTQGESFELVTGSLLVGSPGDEYMCAHEHTRGDECLSFHLSPTLLDEMGIRPEVWQAGGVPPLPELMVLGELAQATAEKRSDVGMDEVGMVFASRFAEVTSGRVSKAPSARALDRRRVVEAALWLDAHSHEPIDLETTAQEAGLSAFHFLRLFSKVVGVTPHQYLLRSRLRRAARLLADNTRSITDVAFDVGFGDLSNFVRTFHRAAGVSPGRFRQAARGERKFLQERLALPAVR from the coding sequence ATGCAGGTATCGACCGTTCTGAAGCTCGAGTCCCTCCGGATCACGGACTGTCGGTGCAGCGCCGGCCCCGACGATGCGCCCTTCACGGAGATGCACCGCAACTTCTCCGTGGCCTACGTCCGCCGAGGCACGTTCAGCTACAAGACGCAGGGCGAATCCTTCGAGCTGGTGACCGGGTCACTGCTCGTGGGCAGCCCCGGTGACGAGTACATGTGCGCGCACGAGCACACGCGCGGGGACGAGTGCCTGTCGTTCCACCTGTCCCCCACGCTGCTCGATGAGATGGGGATCCGCCCCGAGGTCTGGCAGGCCGGAGGCGTCCCGCCCCTGCCCGAGCTGATGGTCCTCGGAGAGCTGGCGCAGGCCACCGCCGAGAAGCGCAGCGACGTGGGCATGGACGAAGTCGGCATGGTGTTCGCGTCGCGCTTCGCCGAGGTCACCTCCGGACGCGTCAGCAAGGCCCCCTCCGCGCGTGCGCTCGACCGTCGCCGCGTGGTGGAGGCGGCGCTCTGGCTGGACGCGCACTCGCACGAGCCCATCGACCTGGAGACGACCGCGCAGGAGGCCGGGCTCAGCGCGTTCCACTTCCTGCGGCTGTTCTCCAAGGTCGTGGGCGTGACGCCTCACCAGTACCTGCTGCGGTCGCGGCTGCGGCGTGCCGCGCGGCTGCTCGCGGACAACACGCGCTCCATCACGGACGTCGCCTTCGATGTCGGCTTTGGTGACCTCTCCAACTTCGTGCGCACCTTCCATCGCGCGGCGGGTGTGTCTCCCGGACGGTTCCGACAGGCAGCGCGCGGCGAGCGCAAGTTCCTCCAGGAGCGCCTCGCCCTTCCGGCCGTGAGGTGA
- a CDS encoding VOC family protein encodes MFDHIGLKVKDLDASVRFYTAALAPLGYVLCSRDASSAGFGPKGEPALWLYATPGVKNPGTHVAFQATKRAPVDAFHASGLAAGGTDNGLPGLRADYSPTYYAAFLVDPDGNNVEAVCLK; translated from the coding sequence GTGTTCGACCACATCGGATTGAAGGTGAAGGACCTGGATGCCAGCGTGCGCTTCTACACCGCCGCGCTCGCGCCCCTGGGGTACGTGCTGTGCTCGCGTGACGCCTCGAGCGCGGGCTTCGGGCCCAAGGGCGAGCCCGCGCTGTGGCTCTATGCGACGCCGGGCGTGAAGAACCCGGGGACGCACGTCGCCTTCCAGGCCACGAAGCGCGCCCCCGTGGATGCGTTCCACGCGAGCGGCCTTGCGGCGGGTGGCACCGACAACGGCCTCCCCGGCCTGCGCGCGGACTACAGCCCCACGTACTACGCCGCGTTCCTCGTGGACCCGGACGGCAACAACGTCGAAGCGGTCTGTCTGAAGTGA
- a CDS encoding lysophospholipase, with protein sequence MNLSSRILPVLLVLALAQGCASSRACLSRPASAPGFERTASDGVCLSSVRWEPMQPPMRGVVVLIHGLRDYSDRYGRLAEALRDRGFAVVAQDHRGHGHSGGDRQQLESMQQLVDDVDGMVQEARARHPGVPVVVFGHSMGGLVATHYVLQHASEVSGLILSGAAVALPPGVSGFDTRLAKIAGTLLPGLPAQALDSQMFLHDGPEKDAFLADPLITHRKLPAGSAKAIVAGVEALDGRFPELKLPLLVVQGSEDVITSIEGNRALVTQASSQDKRFILYPGQRHDLAHEPDSAKVIADVVGWVDAHIPAQ encoded by the coding sequence ATGAACCTCTCCTCCCGCATCCTGCCGGTCCTGCTGGTGCTTGCCCTGGCTCAGGGTTGTGCGTCGTCCCGCGCGTGTCTCTCCCGTCCGGCCTCGGCTCCTGGCTTTGAGCGCACGGCCTCGGATGGGGTGTGTCTGAGCAGCGTGCGCTGGGAGCCCATGCAGCCACCCATGCGCGGCGTGGTGGTCCTCATCCATGGCCTGCGGGACTACTCCGACCGCTATGGTCGCCTCGCGGAGGCGCTGCGTGACCGGGGCTTCGCCGTCGTCGCGCAAGACCATCGCGGTCATGGCCATTCCGGTGGAGACCGCCAGCAGCTCGAGTCGATGCAGCAGCTCGTCGATGACGTGGATGGGATGGTCCAGGAGGCGCGCGCGCGGCATCCCGGTGTCCCGGTGGTGGTGTTCGGGCACAGCATGGGGGGGCTCGTGGCCACGCACTACGTGCTCCAGCACGCGAGCGAGGTCTCCGGGCTCATCCTCAGTGGCGCGGCCGTCGCGCTGCCGCCGGGGGTGTCAGGCTTTGATACGCGGCTGGCGAAGATTGCTGGCACCCTTTTGCCAGGACTGCCCGCGCAGGCATTGGACAGTCAGATGTTCCTGCACGACGGGCCGGAGAAGGACGCGTTCCTCGCGGATCCGCTCATCACGCATCGCAAGCTTCCGGCGGGTTCCGCCAAGGCGATTGTCGCGGGGGTCGAGGCGCTCGACGGGCGGTTCCCGGAGCTGAAGCTGCCGCTGCTGGTGGTGCAGGGCAGCGAGGATGTCATCACCTCCATCGAGGGCAACCGGGCCCTGGTGACGCAGGCGTCGAGCCAGGACAAGCGCTTCATTCTCTACCCGGGGCAACGCCACGACCTGGCCCACGAGCCCGATTCCGCGAAGGTCATCGCGGACGTCGTGGGTTGGGTGGACGCACACATCCCGGCGCAGTGA
- a CDS encoding HD domain-containing protein — protein sequence MTLRLEPMASLTALSAVLDLANGLEGEKSLLTGLFALELALEGGLPAADARSAFYVGLLRHLGCTAYAAEESRLGDDVLLRRNLLRGDAGSAAHLLRSVVEANRTLAGRAAGLSRLLTGASRLRAEWFAEACGAARLLASGLGLEARVLQGLDEVHERWDGAGGPRHLGGADLLEIGRVAQAAHVAVVFLVGSGPVVAQEALSLQSGTALDPTWAARARAAVPALQSLSSARIEAAEACLLQVPPRADALALAMTFGDFADLQSPFTAGHSRRVAEVCGLAAPGLGLDAEARTTLQLAAHLHDLGHVTLPTGLWLRSAWSDEERRLSRAHVEATERLLAATPMLRSVARLAGEHHERLDGSGYPRGLASNSLSRASRLLAVADVWVALQEARPHRGARDAAAASEVLKAEVKAGRLDADCVAAVTGAKVSRRAPEPGPTSSLTPREVEVLRLLAGGATNKEIARHLGVSDRTVQHHTLHIYEKLGVNTRAGASLVASRAGLV from the coding sequence ATGACGCTGAGACTGGAGCCGATGGCCTCACTCACCGCGCTGTCCGCGGTGCTCGACCTCGCGAACGGGTTGGAGGGTGAGAAGAGTTTGTTGACGGGGCTGTTCGCGCTGGAGCTGGCGCTGGAGGGAGGTCTGCCCGCCGCCGACGCTCGGTCTGCTTTCTACGTGGGGCTGCTGCGGCACCTTGGATGCACCGCCTATGCCGCGGAAGAGTCGCGACTCGGTGACGACGTGCTCCTGCGCCGCAACCTGTTGCGAGGGGATGCGGGGAGCGCCGCGCACCTCCTGCGCTCGGTGGTCGAGGCGAACCGCACGTTGGCCGGGCGCGCGGCGGGGCTGTCTCGGCTGCTCACCGGGGCGAGCCGCCTGCGCGCGGAGTGGTTCGCCGAGGCGTGCGGGGCGGCGCGCCTGCTCGCCTCGGGGTTGGGGCTGGAGGCGCGGGTGCTGCAAGGGCTCGACGAGGTTCATGAGCGCTGGGATGGCGCGGGAGGGCCTCGTCACCTGGGAGGGGCGGACCTGCTGGAGATTGGACGGGTGGCCCAGGCGGCGCATGTGGCCGTGGTCTTCCTCGTGGGTTCGGGGCCCGTCGTCGCGCAGGAGGCCCTGTCGCTCCAGTCCGGCACCGCGCTGGACCCCACCTGGGCGGCGCGGGCTCGCGCGGCGGTTCCGGCGCTCCAGTCACTCTCGTCCGCGCGCATCGAGGCCGCCGAGGCGTGCCTGCTTCAAGTGCCTCCGCGCGCGGACGCGCTCGCGCTGGCGATGACCTTTGGGGACTTCGCGGACCTACAGAGTCCCTTCACGGCGGGGCACTCGCGGAGGGTCGCGGAGGTGTGTGGGCTTGCCGCGCCAGGGCTGGGCCTGGATGCCGAGGCGCGCACCACGCTCCAGCTCGCCGCGCATCTGCATGACCTGGGGCACGTGACGCTGCCGACGGGCCTCTGGCTTCGGAGCGCGTGGTCCGACGAGGAGCGACGGCTGTCACGGGCGCATGTCGAGGCGACCGAGCGGCTCCTCGCGGCGACGCCCATGTTGCGGAGCGTGGCGCGGCTGGCCGGTGAGCATCACGAGCGATTGGATGGGAGCGGCTATCCCCGCGGGTTGGCGTCGAACTCGCTGTCTCGGGCTTCTCGTCTGCTCGCGGTGGCGGATGTCTGGGTGGCGCTCCAGGAGGCGCGGCCACACCGCGGGGCTCGCGACGCGGCGGCGGCGAGCGAGGTGCTCAAGGCGGAGGTGAAGGCGGGACGCTTGGATGCGGACTGCGTCGCGGCGGTGACGGGCGCGAAGGTGTCTCGGCGCGCGCCCGAGCCCGGGCCCACTTCGTCGCTGACGCCTCGCGAGGTGGAGGTGCTGCGCCTCTTGGCCGGGGGCGCGACGAACAAGGAGATTGCCCGGCACCTGGGGGTGTCCGACCGCACGGTGCAGCATCACACCCTCCACATCTACGAGAAGCTCGGGGTGAACACGCGCGCGGGAGCCTCGTTGGTGGCCTCGCGTGCCGGGCTGGTGTGA
- a CDS encoding tryptophan 7-halogenase, protein MDKNYPENDNRVRKIIIVGGGSSGWMAAAYLHKALNFNANITLIESPRIPRIGVGEATIPTIKEELFDFLQIPEEEWMSECKATYKLGIRFQNWKKPAAQGGDHYYHNFGEMPEVKGIPLSHIWMYGRQKQGRTDSMEYACYPTSPICDALKSPRFMDGSKAVHYAYHFDALLMANYLKKWSIERGLTYISDDIVETPLTEDGSIKCLKGESGRVYEADLYIDCSGFAGLLIEKALGEPKITFHDSLLTDRAVAINIPSDSATEGIRPYTTASAFSSGWTWEIPLYGRSGNGYVYASAFQTPEEAEREVRAWFGKKADNLDVRHIQFISGRRRRSWVKNCVSFGLASSFLEPLESTGLYFVYAALYQLVACFPNKQIEPALRDKFNERVSYMVDDVRDFIVLHFCTSPRTDTPYWRANQNELKLPETLKEILELQRAGIPIRRSYASNDALYSSFEAGFDRFWTNSNFQSIFAGVGYLPRQPMPLLQHRNDILAEAERVFDDVRKKTSHMMARLPSQYDYLTALYARGSRAMEGAGRQKAG, encoded by the coding sequence ATGGACAAGAATTATCCAGAGAATGACAACCGGGTCCGGAAAATCATCATCGTTGGCGGCGGCAGCTCGGGCTGGATGGCGGCCGCCTACTTGCATAAGGCCCTGAACTTCAACGCCAACATCACCCTCATCGAATCCCCTCGCATTCCCAGGATTGGCGTGGGCGAGGCGACCATTCCTACCATCAAGGAGGAGCTGTTCGATTTCCTACAGATTCCGGAAGAGGAATGGATGTCTGAATGCAAGGCTACCTACAAGCTTGGCATCCGATTCCAGAACTGGAAGAAGCCCGCCGCGCAGGGCGGCGACCATTACTATCACAACTTCGGAGAGATGCCGGAGGTGAAGGGCATCCCGCTCTCTCACATCTGGATGTATGGCCGACAGAAGCAGGGCCGCACGGACTCCATGGAGTACGCCTGCTATCCCACGTCTCCCATTTGTGATGCGTTGAAGTCGCCTCGGTTCATGGATGGCAGCAAGGCCGTCCATTATGCCTATCACTTCGACGCGCTCTTGATGGCCAACTACCTGAAGAAGTGGTCCATCGAGCGAGGCCTGACCTACATCAGCGACGACATCGTCGAGACCCCGCTCACCGAGGACGGCAGCATCAAGTGCCTCAAGGGCGAGAGCGGCCGGGTCTACGAGGCGGACCTCTACATCGACTGCAGCGGCTTCGCGGGGCTGCTCATCGAGAAGGCCCTGGGCGAACCCAAAATCACCTTCCACGACAGCCTGCTCACCGACCGCGCGGTCGCCATCAACATCCCCTCGGACTCGGCGACCGAGGGCATCCGCCCCTACACGACCGCGAGCGCCTTCAGCTCCGGGTGGACCTGGGAGATTCCACTCTACGGCCGCTCGGGCAACGGGTACGTCTATGCCAGCGCATTCCAGACGCCCGAGGAGGCCGAGCGCGAGGTGCGCGCCTGGTTTGGCAAGAAGGCAGACAACCTGGACGTGCGCCACATCCAGTTCATCTCCGGCCGCCGTCGTCGCTCCTGGGTCAAGAATTGCGTCAGCTTTGGATTGGCGAGCAGCTTCCTCGAGCCGCTGGAGTCCACGGGCCTCTACTTCGTCTACGCCGCGCTCTACCAGCTCGTCGCCTGCTTCCCGAACAAGCAGATCGAACCCGCCCTGCGTGACAAGTTCAACGAGCGCGTCTCCTACATGGTGGATGACGTGCGCGACTTCATCGTGCTGCACTTCTGCACGTCTCCCCGCACCGACACGCCCTACTGGCGGGCCAACCAGAACGAACTCAAGCTGCCCGAAACGCTCAAGGAGATCCTCGAACTCCAGCGGGCGGGCATCCCCATCCGCAGGAGCTACGCCTCGAACGACGCGCTCTACTCCTCGTTTGAAGCGGGCTTCGACCGCTTCTGGACCAACAGCAACTTCCAATCCATCTTCGCCGGCGTGGGCTACCTGCCGCGCCAGCCCATGCCGCTGCTCCAGCACCGCAACGACATCCTCGCGGAGGCGGAGCGAGTCTTCGACGACGTCCGGAAGAAGACCTCGCACATGATGGCGCGGCTGCCTTCTCAGTACGACTACCTGACCGCGCTGTACGCGCGGGGTTCTCGAGCCATGGAGGGGGCCGGCCGGCAGAAGGCCGGCTGA
- a CDS encoding aromatic ring-hydroxylating dioxygenase subunit alpha, giving the protein MSGDSRQEQERIRPALGVNDITGQTAASWYVAMRSDALKDKPVALKLFGQPLVAWRNASGQPVVMERYCSHLGASLAKGKVVEGCIQCPFHNWRYDSTGACSHVPGHSTAVPRLEPIPPTARQAVYPTTERYGFVWVWYGTQVPLFPVPEMPEAERPRDFMRLSFAYETQTSVLRIIENFYDAQHAAPVHQLPITAFELKLYDESSPPADQEALAREGAWFGAGIDFHVERYFGPMGIVSRALGLNMSRMNLHFDGYPGGCIMTVSLDGDMKYRLFQCVTPVDKDETVMHMLLAIKKGSGLARSAANFVLFGLQTWGAAGYDVAIWNNMKSDAGGAFSKYDQLILKYRTFYRRWVNKVSQEQPGPVRDSRADSRRSAHG; this is encoded by the coding sequence ATGAGCGGCGACAGTCGCCAGGAGCAGGAGCGCATCCGACCAGCCCTGGGGGTGAATGACATCACCGGACAGACGGCGGCGAGCTGGTACGTCGCCATGCGGTCGGATGCATTGAAGGACAAGCCCGTCGCCCTCAAGCTCTTCGGGCAGCCGCTGGTGGCCTGGCGCAACGCGTCCGGCCAACCGGTCGTGATGGAGCGCTATTGCTCGCACCTGGGCGCGAGCCTGGCGAAGGGCAAGGTGGTGGAGGGCTGCATCCAGTGTCCCTTCCACAACTGGCGCTATGACAGCACCGGGGCGTGCAGCCACGTGCCGGGGCACAGCACCGCGGTGCCTCGGCTGGAGCCCATTCCGCCCACGGCCCGGCAGGCCGTCTACCCCACCACCGAGCGGTATGGCTTTGTCTGGGTCTGGTATGGCACCCAGGTGCCGCTGTTCCCCGTGCCCGAGATGCCCGAGGCGGAGCGGCCTCGGGACTTCATGCGCCTGAGCTTCGCGTATGAGACGCAGACCTCGGTGCTGCGCATCATCGAGAACTTCTACGACGCGCAGCACGCGGCCCCGGTGCACCAACTGCCCATCACGGCCTTCGAGCTGAAGCTGTATGACGAGTCGAGCCCGCCGGCGGATCAGGAGGCGCTGGCTCGGGAGGGCGCCTGGTTTGGCGCGGGCATCGACTTCCACGTCGAGCGCTACTTCGGCCCCATGGGTATCGTCTCGCGGGCGCTGGGCCTGAACATGAGCCGGATGAACCTCCACTTCGATGGCTATCCAGGAGGCTGCATCATGACGGTCAGCCTGGATGGCGACATGAAGTACCGGCTGTTCCAGTGCGTCACGCCCGTGGACAAGGACGAGACCGTGATGCACATGCTGCTGGCCATCAAGAAGGGGAGCGGGCTGGCGCGCAGCGCGGCCAACTTCGTCCTCTTCGGCCTCCAGACCTGGGGGGCCGCGGGCTACGACGTGGCCATCTGGAACAACATGAAGTCCGACGCGGGCGGGGCGTTCAGCAAGTACGACCAGCTCATCCTGAAGTACCGCACGTTCTACCGGCGCTGGGTCAACAAGGTCTCCCAGGAGCAGCCGGGGCCCGTGCGTGACAGCCGTGCGGACTCGCGGAGGAGTGCGCACGGCTGA